In Isoptericola jiangsuensis, the following proteins share a genomic window:
- a CDS encoding glycosyltransferase family 2 protein: protein MTHPPGSSTRLDHVVIIASTRRPGLLGRTVEALLEQTVPADLVVLSVAGTEDVPAGLAARDGVRVVVSERGSTVQRNTGLRSIDPVPDLVTYLDDDILLAPDYFERLRDVMRREPDVVLLTGLVVVDGAALGRELSPEEARAAISAAPESSLLKDIGGTYGCNMTTRGHVALREPFDERMRLYAWQEDTDFAVRCHAHGRVVHYWGCVAAHLAVGSGRVNGRALGFAQIVNPFHMWRKGTKSAGNMVHDWWRYLGSNTLRLGDRSRPDRSGRLVGNLLGFREVAFRGGRPEAVEKVAASR, encoded by the coding sequence GTGACGCACCCACCCGGCTCGTCGACGCGGCTCGACCACGTCGTGATCATCGCCAGCACCCGCCGTCCGGGGCTCCTCGGCCGGACGGTCGAGGCGCTCCTCGAGCAGACCGTGCCCGCGGACCTGGTGGTGCTCAGCGTCGCGGGCACCGAGGACGTCCCGGCGGGGCTCGCCGCCCGGGACGGGGTGCGGGTCGTGGTCTCGGAGCGCGGCTCGACCGTCCAGCGGAACACGGGGCTGCGGTCCATCGACCCGGTCCCCGACCTGGTCACGTACCTGGACGACGACATCCTGCTGGCCCCGGACTACTTCGAGCGGTTGCGCGACGTGATGCGGCGCGAGCCCGACGTCGTGCTCCTCACGGGCCTGGTCGTGGTCGACGGTGCGGCGCTCGGCCGCGAGCTGTCGCCGGAGGAGGCGCGCGCGGCCATCTCAGCGGCACCGGAGTCCTCCCTCCTCAAGGACATCGGCGGGACCTACGGCTGCAACATGACGACGCGCGGGCACGTCGCGCTGCGCGAACCGTTCGACGAGCGCATGCGCCTGTACGCCTGGCAGGAGGACACCGACTTCGCGGTCCGGTGCCACGCGCACGGCCGGGTGGTGCACTACTGGGGCTGCGTGGCCGCGCACCTCGCCGTCGGCTCCGGTCGGGTGAACGGTCGGGCCCTCGGGTTCGCCCAGATCGTCAACCCGTTCCACATGTGGCGCAAGGGAACCAAGTCCGCCGGCAACATGGTGCACGACTGGTGGCGCTACCTGGGCTCGAACACGTTGCGGCTGGGGGACCGCAGCCGTCCGGACCGGTCCGGGCGGCTCGTCGGGAACCTTCTCGGGTTCCGTGAGGTCGCGTTCCGGGGCGGCCGCCCCGAGGCCGTGGAGAAGGTCGCGGCGTCCCGATGA
- a CDS encoding acyltransferase family protein — protein sequence MTSPDAAARLTSGGRPVLPSLTSWRAVAAFAVFLFHLDLFGLLTVPGASVGYLGVTFFFVLSGFVLTWGSRPGATPADFFVHRVARVYPAHLAALLLVLGGKLAQGSVALGPDVVLPNLLLVQAWWPQDLVAYGLNGVSWSLSCEMFFYAAFPFLVPVLARWRPAVAVAVSAALVVVPVVIAAVAPDTEGYLYHLPAARLGEFLLGVSAALALGRIGSSRLLSRTWSTVAVVVAALVVALADATAVPAAALVCLPCAYLVTSFAHADAAGRSGFLGHGLLLRAGEVSFAFYLVHQTAILVVARLPVAPLLAAAGALVLSTALALALHHGVEVPARRAVLATWRRRYARG from the coding sequence GTGACGAGCCCGGACGCGGCGGCCCGCCTCACGTCCGGCGGGCGACCGGTCCTGCCGTCCCTCACCTCGTGGCGCGCCGTCGCGGCGTTCGCGGTCTTCCTGTTCCACCTGGACCTGTTCGGTCTCCTCACCGTCCCCGGGGCCTCGGTCGGCTACCTCGGGGTGACCTTCTTCTTCGTCCTGTCGGGCTTCGTCCTGACGTGGGGGTCGCGTCCCGGGGCGACACCGGCGGACTTCTTCGTGCACCGTGTCGCGCGCGTCTACCCCGCCCACCTGGCGGCGCTGCTGCTCGTCCTCGGCGGCAAGCTCGCGCAGGGATCGGTGGCGCTGGGTCCGGACGTCGTCCTGCCGAACCTGCTGCTCGTCCAGGCCTGGTGGCCCCAGGACCTCGTCGCCTACGGGCTGAACGGCGTCTCGTGGTCCCTCAGCTGCGAGATGTTCTTCTACGCGGCGTTCCCGTTCCTCGTCCCCGTGCTCGCCCGGTGGCGACCCGCCGTCGCGGTCGCCGTGTCGGCGGCGCTCGTCGTGGTGCCCGTCGTGATCGCCGCCGTCGCGCCCGACACCGAGGGCTACCTCTACCACCTCCCGGCGGCACGGCTCGGCGAGTTCCTGCTCGGTGTGTCCGCCGCGCTCGCGCTGGGCCGGATCGGCTCGTCACGTCTGCTGAGCCGCACCTGGTCGACCGTCGCGGTCGTCGTCGCGGCCCTCGTGGTGGCCCTGGCGGACGCCACGGCGGTCCCCGCCGCAGCCCTGGTGTGCCTGCCGTGCGCCTACCTCGTCACCTCTTTCGCGCACGCGGACGCGGCGGGGCGCAGCGGCTTCCTCGGGCACGGCCTGCTCCTGCGCGCCGGCGAGGTGTCGTTCGCGTTCTACCTGGTGCACCAGACCGCGATCCTCGTCGTCGCACGGCTGCCCGTGGCTCCCCTGCTCGCCGCCGCCGGAGCGCTGGTCCTGTCGACGGCCCTCGCGCTCGCCCTGCACCACGGCGTCGAGGTGCCGGCCCGGCGCGCGGTGCTCGCGACGTGGCGTCGTCGGTACGCCCGGGGCTGA
- a CDS encoding glycosyltransferase family 4 protein — protein MAVPVGSHVHVITPGDHFSPSTGSAVPTVVHGLAGATPEGAPRTRVAVAEGTYPDHYPTAEVVPYPPAAAHRSDRYRDLAASRLGLARGGARRTLAPAVADQERWPPSVVVGHNMPQLVGLVDTDRHVPVLYAHNELLRSYGAREAGRTLDPAGGIVCVSAYVAERTAERLPPRLRDRVVVVHNAVDTTLFAPDDTPAGHDGLHVVFVGRMLPDKGPDLLVEALVRLARPDVRATFVGTTNFAPGAPLSTYEESLRAAASPLGDRVRWLPFRPRADVAAILRTADVVVVPSRWAEPFALTVLEGMASGAAVVAARVGGIPEATGDAGVLVAPGSPDDLAQAIEHLADDPVHRRRVQARGLAHARAHDWRAARRRFDEVLAELRITGGSPVPSSEVAR, from the coding sequence ATGGCCGTCCCGGTAGGCAGTCACGTGCACGTGATCACCCCTGGTGACCACTTCTCGCCGTCAACGGGCAGCGCCGTGCCGACCGTCGTCCACGGGCTGGCCGGCGCCACGCCCGAGGGAGCGCCCCGCACGCGCGTCGCCGTCGCGGAGGGGACCTACCCGGACCACTACCCGACGGCCGAGGTGGTCCCCTACCCGCCCGCCGCCGCGCACCGGTCGGACCGCTACCGCGACCTCGCCGCCTCCCGCCTGGGTCTGGCGCGGGGCGGCGCCCGCCGCACCCTCGCGCCCGCCGTGGCGGACCAGGAGCGGTGGCCGCCCTCCGTCGTGGTCGGGCACAACATGCCGCAGCTCGTCGGGCTCGTCGACACCGACCGGCACGTCCCGGTGCTGTACGCGCACAACGAGCTGCTGCGCTCCTACGGGGCGCGGGAGGCCGGCCGCACGCTCGACCCGGCGGGTGGGATCGTGTGCGTGAGCGCCTACGTCGCCGAACGCACGGCGGAGCGGCTCCCGCCCCGCCTGCGCGACCGGGTCGTGGTGGTCCACAACGCGGTCGACACCACGCTGTTCGCCCCCGACGACACCCCGGCCGGGCACGACGGCCTGCACGTCGTGTTCGTCGGGCGGATGCTGCCCGACAAGGGCCCCGACCTCCTCGTGGAAGCCCTGGTCCGACTCGCCCGGCCCGACGTGCGGGCCACGTTCGTGGGCACCACGAACTTCGCTCCCGGCGCACCGCTGTCGACCTACGAGGAGTCCCTGCGCGCCGCGGCGAGCCCGCTCGGCGACCGGGTCCGGTGGTTGCCGTTCCGGCCGCGGGCGGACGTCGCGGCGATCCTGCGGACCGCCGACGTGGTCGTGGTGCCGTCCCGCTGGGCGGAGCCGTTCGCCCTCACCGTCCTGGAGGGCATGGCGTCGGGCGCGGCCGTCGTGGCGGCACGCGTGGGGGGGATCCCCGAGGCCACGGGCGACGCCGGCGTCCTGGTGGCGCCCGGGTCGCCCGACGACCTGGCGCAGGCGATCGAGCACCTCGCCGACGACCCGGTGCACCGCCGTCGCGTGCAGGCCCGGGGGCTCGCGCACGCCCGGGCGCACGACTGGCGGGCCGCGCGGCGCCGGTTCGACGAGGTCCTCGCCGAGCTGCGCATCACCGGCGGCTCCCCCGTCCCGTCCTCCGAGGTCGCTCGGTGA
- a CDS encoding oligosaccharide flippase family protein gives MSTEKPTTEPVGTDEATTPATMSRGELQDKAIRGAMWTLLHVAVSLPLAFVVNIVIARVLGVVDYGRLAYLSTVLIIVAMTIDLGVGTGVVQFGSKAHAAGRFDEVKRILQAAQGYKMLVGIPAISVVVLLLVDVDPVLMAIALVFGVVVPCTFNGAGDALAIESKTAQNAQTAMVVNLFAQAMVVIAATTAGTADAIWAVRLVAGGIGALAYLYFVDRPYRRALLRPRLRRFPAGFWKFALPAGAAGLVEAFVSSRSEVLVLTWMDAAEAAGVFALAFGLSIHLFAPAQSLLGPLVPAISGLREVDVEAVGRALARTLRASATATAAVVAAASPAFAMLVPVLYGEEFADVPPVLIVLSVSGGLLVMAGPLKAFIMARLKGTWLLWMNLATLVVNVGLIVVLLPYLGVWAAVLGNLCGAVVLFTCLLVLEVRALQQVTRMIVAAVAPYLLGAAVSVVTWWSVSWLGWSPVPSAVLAGIVGLVLYVGLLWLTRTGLTTADVDAVGRSVPARLRRVAEPVLRLMAAARG, from the coding sequence ATGAGCACCGAGAAGCCCACCACCGAGCCCGTCGGGACGGACGAGGCCACCACCCCGGCGACGATGTCGCGCGGCGAGCTCCAGGACAAGGCGATCCGCGGGGCGATGTGGACCCTGCTCCACGTCGCGGTGTCGCTCCCGCTGGCCTTCGTGGTCAACATCGTCATCGCCCGGGTGCTGGGCGTCGTCGACTACGGCCGCCTCGCCTACCTGTCGACCGTCCTCATCATCGTCGCGATGACCATCGACCTTGGCGTCGGCACCGGGGTCGTCCAGTTCGGTTCCAAGGCCCACGCCGCCGGCCGCTTCGACGAGGTGAAGCGGATCCTCCAGGCGGCGCAGGGCTACAAGATGCTCGTCGGCATCCCGGCCATCTCCGTGGTGGTCCTGCTCCTGGTCGACGTCGACCCCGTGCTCATGGCGATCGCCCTGGTGTTCGGTGTCGTGGTCCCCTGCACCTTCAACGGGGCCGGCGACGCGCTCGCGATCGAGTCGAAGACGGCCCAGAACGCCCAGACGGCCATGGTCGTCAACCTGTTCGCCCAGGCGATGGTGGTGATCGCCGCGACCACCGCCGGCACGGCGGACGCCATCTGGGCCGTCCGGCTCGTGGCGGGAGGCATCGGTGCCCTCGCCTACCTGTACTTCGTCGACCGACCGTACCGCCGGGCCCTGCTGCGGCCGCGCCTGCGCCGGTTCCCTGCCGGGTTCTGGAAGTTCGCCCTGCCCGCCGGCGCTGCCGGTCTGGTCGAGGCGTTCGTCTCCTCCCGCAGCGAGGTGCTCGTCCTGACCTGGATGGACGCCGCCGAGGCCGCGGGTGTCTTCGCGCTCGCCTTCGGGCTGTCGATCCACCTGTTCGCGCCCGCGCAGTCGCTGCTCGGGCCCCTGGTCCCGGCGATCTCCGGCCTGCGCGAGGTCGACGTCGAGGCGGTCGGGCGCGCGCTCGCCCGGACGCTGCGGGCGTCGGCGACCGCCACGGCGGCCGTGGTCGCCGCGGCGTCACCGGCGTTCGCCATGCTGGTGCCCGTGCTGTACGGCGAGGAGTTCGCCGACGTCCCGCCCGTCCTGATCGTCCTCAGCGTCTCGGGAGGCCTCCTGGTCATGGCCGGCCCCCTCAAGGCGTTCATCATGGCGCGGCTCAAGGGCACGTGGCTGCTGTGGATGAACCTGGCGACCCTCGTGGTCAACGTCGGGCTCATCGTCGTCCTCCTGCCCTACCTGGGCGTCTGGGCGGCGGTCCTGGGCAACCTCTGCGGGGCGGTCGTGCTCTTCACCTGCCTGCTCGTGCTGGAGGTCCGTGCGCTGCAGCAGGTCACCCGGATGATCGTCGCCGCCGTCGCGCCGTACCTCCTCGGCGCGGCCGTCTCGGTCGTGACGTGGTGGAGCGTGTCGTGGCTCGGCTGGAGCCCGGTGCCCTCCGCCGTCCTCGCCGGGATCGTCGGCCTCGTGCTCTACGTCGGCCTGCTGTGGCTCACGAGGACGGGACTCACCACCGCCGACGTGGACGCCGTCGGGCGCTCGGTCCCCGCGAGGCTGCGCCGTGTCGCCGAGCCGGTGCTGCGCCTGATGGCAGCGGCCCGCGGGTGA
- a CDS encoding glycosyltransferase family 4 protein, whose protein sequence is MTGQGPLRIAIISYYLPSTSKQGIGYQVHELATELTRRGHDVTVLSDCPPVDGAVYGHRHVRMTGSLRTFRFALALRKVDLSGYDVLHAWGDDYWLWRRRVPRHVRTLAGSCFEEARTIRGLKEKTRMVLLGLSEVLASVVADHTVVISPETRRWYPWVRDVLPCGTDVRRFAPDPSRHADHPVVLFVGYWHGRKRGAELARQFQETVLPKHPDAELWMVARDVPDDPGPGVRALGRLSDDELVAAFQEAWVFCLPSDYEGFGIPYVEAMASGAPVVATPNPGALYVTDGGRTAVVTPLEDVGTALAELLADDHRREVLAGAALERVREFTLESVVDRYEALYRGTV, encoded by the coding sequence ATGACCGGCCAGGGGCCGCTGCGCATCGCGATCATCTCCTACTACCTGCCCAGCACCAGCAAGCAGGGCATCGGCTACCAGGTGCACGAGCTCGCGACCGAGCTCACCCGCCGCGGGCACGACGTCACCGTGCTCAGCGACTGCCCGCCCGTCGACGGGGCCGTCTACGGGCACCGGCACGTCCGCATGACGGGCTCGCTGCGCACCTTCCGGTTCGCGCTCGCGCTGCGCAAGGTCGACCTGTCCGGGTACGACGTCCTGCACGCCTGGGGCGACGACTACTGGCTGTGGCGGCGCCGTGTCCCACGGCACGTCCGCACCCTCGCCGGGTCCTGCTTCGAGGAGGCCCGCACGATCCGCGGCCTCAAGGAGAAGACCCGCATGGTGCTCCTCGGGCTGTCCGAGGTGCTGGCCTCCGTCGTGGCCGACCACACCGTCGTCATCTCGCCCGAGACCCGGCGCTGGTACCCCTGGGTGCGGGACGTCCTGCCGTGCGGCACCGACGTCCGCCGCTTCGCCCCGGACCCGTCCCGGCACGCCGACCACCCCGTCGTCCTGTTCGTCGGCTACTGGCACGGCCGCAAGCGCGGCGCGGAGCTCGCCCGCCAGTTCCAGGAGACCGTGCTGCCCAAGCACCCCGACGCCGAGCTGTGGATGGTGGCCCGCGACGTCCCCGACGACCCCGGTCCCGGCGTCCGTGCCCTCGGCCGCCTCTCCGACGACGAGCTCGTCGCCGCGTTCCAGGAGGCGTGGGTGTTCTGCCTGCCCAGCGACTACGAGGGCTTCGGCATCCCGTACGTCGAGGCCATGGCGTCCGGCGCCCCCGTCGTCGCCACGCCCAACCCGGGCGCGCTCTACGTCACCGACGGCGGCCGGACCGCGGTGGTCACCCCGCTGGAGGACGTCGGGACGGCGCTCGCCGAGCTGCTGGCCGACGACCACCGGCGCGAGGTGCTCGCCGGCGCGGCGCTGGAGCGGGTCCGGGAGTTCACGCTGGAGAGCGTCGTCGACCGCTACGAGGCGCTGTACCGCGGCACCGTCTGA
- a CDS encoding glycosyltransferase WbsX family protein has product MEARAVAFYLPQFHPIPENDEWWGQGFTEWTNVARAKRLYPGHRQPLVPADLGFYDLRVAETRAAQAELAHQYGVEAFAYWHYWFGNGRRILERPFAEVLASGSPDVSFCLAWANQTWSGIWHGEADRVLVQQHYPGVEDYTAHFEAVLPAFRDPRYLRVDGRPVFYVFRPEELPDAGQFVDLWQSLARRHGLEGLYLVAEMSDLLAGGVRYDRVKEDGFDAGVYMRMPAGTSRGETLRMRAWRKVAGGPQIHPYSTDWAAQNRTGDLVQPCVYPNWDNTPRSGRGGVVLHGATPEKFGENVRQAVASIAHRPAEERLLWVKSWNEWAEGNHLEPDLRHGRAWLEALRDGLR; this is encoded by the coding sequence TTGGAAGCCAGGGCGGTCGCCTTCTACCTGCCGCAGTTCCACCCCATCCCGGAGAACGACGAGTGGTGGGGGCAGGGGTTCACCGAGTGGACCAACGTCGCGCGGGCGAAGCGCCTGTACCCGGGTCACCGGCAGCCGCTGGTCCCGGCCGACCTCGGGTTCTACGACCTGCGCGTCGCCGAGACCCGTGCCGCGCAGGCCGAGCTCGCGCACCAGTACGGCGTCGAGGCGTTCGCGTACTGGCACTACTGGTTCGGCAACGGCCGCCGCATCCTGGAGCGCCCCTTCGCGGAGGTCCTGGCGAGCGGCAGCCCCGACGTGTCGTTCTGCCTGGCGTGGGCCAACCAGACCTGGAGCGGGATCTGGCACGGTGAGGCCGACCGGGTCCTGGTCCAGCAGCACTACCCGGGCGTCGAGGACTACACCGCCCACTTCGAGGCGGTGCTGCCGGCCTTCCGGGATCCCCGCTACCTGCGCGTCGACGGACGGCCCGTCTTCTACGTCTTCCGTCCCGAGGAGCTGCCGGACGCCGGGCAGTTCGTCGACCTGTGGCAGTCGCTGGCGCGCCGGCACGGCCTGGAGGGCCTGTACCTCGTGGCGGAGATGAGCGACCTCCTCGCCGGCGGCGTGCGCTACGACCGGGTCAAGGAGGACGGGTTCGACGCGGGCGTCTACATGCGCATGCCCGCCGGGACGTCTCGCGGCGAGACCCTGCGGATGCGCGCCTGGCGCAAGGTCGCCGGGGGACCGCAGATCCACCCGTACTCGACGGACTGGGCCGCGCAGAACCGCACCGGCGACCTCGTCCAGCCGTGCGTCTACCCCAACTGGGACAACACGCCGCGCTCCGGCCGCGGCGGCGTCGTCCTGCACGGCGCGACGCCGGAGAAGTTCGGCGAGAACGTCCGCCAGGCGGTCGCGTCGATCGCGCACCGCCCCGCCGAGGAACGGCTGCTGTGGGTCAAGTCGTGGAACGAGTGGGCCGAGGGCAACCACCTCGAGCCCGACCTGCGCCACGGCCGCGCCTGGCTCGAGGCGCTCCGGGACGGCCTGCGATGA
- a CDS encoding class I SAM-dependent methyltransferase, with protein MEPVSDDEVAYWDRWNATHRRPEALDQVSLDQSRAVHAAIGRLARTDLRVLDIGCGTGWLVDELLRYGSVTGIDVSRDVIAEARRRTPRATFLSGDVLAGELPSGAFDCIVSLETLPHVSDQGAFMRELRRLVVPGGLIVLAVQNGAVLGKHGRVPDQDPRVRRRWPTPESLRELAGQAGTVVSLRTITPQGDASWRRVFTSKKLRDALGPVGLRWHAHLERIGWGRTLVVEIRADA; from the coding sequence ATGGAGCCGGTCTCGGACGACGAGGTCGCCTACTGGGACCGGTGGAACGCCACACACCGACGACCAGAGGCGCTCGACCAGGTGTCGCTCGACCAGTCGCGCGCGGTGCACGCGGCGATCGGGCGGCTCGCACGCACGGACCTGCGGGTCCTCGACATCGGGTGCGGCACGGGCTGGCTCGTCGACGAGCTGCTCCGCTACGGGTCGGTGACGGGGATCGACGTGAGCCGCGACGTCATCGCGGAGGCGCGGCGCCGGACCCCGCGGGCCACGTTCCTGTCCGGTGACGTCCTCGCGGGCGAGCTGCCGTCCGGGGCGTTCGACTGCATCGTCAGCCTGGAGACCCTGCCCCACGTGTCGGACCAGGGTGCGTTCATGCGGGAGCTGCGCCGCCTCGTGGTACCGGGTGGGCTCATCGTGCTGGCCGTCCAGAACGGGGCGGTCCTGGGCAAGCACGGTCGCGTGCCCGACCAGGACCCGCGTGTGCGTCGCCGCTGGCCGACGCCGGAGTCGCTGCGGGAGCTCGCAGGGCAGGCGGGGACGGTCGTCTCCTTGCGGACGATCACGCCGCAGGGTGACGCGTCGTGGCGTCGGGTCTTCACTTCCAAGAAGCTGAGGGACGCCCTCGGACCGGTCGGTCTGCGGTGGCACGCCCACCTGGAACGGATCGGCTGGGGCCGCACGCTGGTCGTCGAGATCCGTGCGGACGCCTGA
- a CDS encoding GDP-mannose 4,6-dehydratase, which yields MPRALITGITGQDGLYLSELLLAKGYEVWGLIRGQNNPKLDLVRSTVPDVRLVTGDLTDLSSLMRALSASRPDEVYNLGAISYVAYSWENAMVTSEVTGKGVLNMLEAVRLHTLDDPGRVRFYQASSSEMFGKVQEVPQRESTLLWPRSPYGVAKVFGHYMTINYRESYGMHASSGILFNHESPRRGPEFVTRKVSQAVARIKLGLQDEIVMGNLDAKRDWGFAGDYVEAMWLMLQQPTADDYVVASGETHSIRDLLDAAFAHVGIEDWSGLVRQDPQFMRPAEVELLIGDPSKARQVLGWKPSIDFATLVGMMVENDLREQSDLVGR from the coding sequence ATGCCTCGAGCACTCATCACCGGGATCACCGGGCAGGACGGGCTCTACCTGTCGGAGCTGCTGCTGGCCAAGGGGTACGAGGTCTGGGGGCTGATCCGCGGGCAGAACAACCCGAAGCTCGACCTGGTCCGCAGCACGGTGCCCGACGTCCGTCTGGTCACGGGCGACCTGACGGACCTGTCGTCCCTCATGCGTGCGCTGTCCGCGTCCCGGCCGGACGAGGTCTACAACCTCGGCGCCATCTCGTACGTCGCGTACTCGTGGGAGAACGCGATGGTCACCAGCGAGGTGACGGGCAAGGGCGTGCTCAACATGCTGGAGGCCGTGCGGCTCCACACCCTCGACGACCCGGGTCGCGTGCGCTTCTACCAGGCGTCCAGCTCGGAGATGTTCGGCAAGGTGCAGGAGGTCCCGCAGCGGGAGTCGACGCTGCTGTGGCCGCGCTCGCCGTACGGCGTCGCGAAGGTGTTCGGCCACTACATGACGATCAACTACCGCGAGTCGTACGGGATGCACGCGTCGTCCGGGATCCTGTTCAACCACGAGTCGCCGCGGCGCGGGCCGGAGTTCGTGACGCGCAAGGTGTCGCAGGCGGTCGCGCGGATCAAGCTGGGGCTGCAGGACGAGATCGTCATGGGCAACCTCGACGCGAAGCGGGACTGGGGTTTCGCCGGCGACTACGTCGAGGCGATGTGGCTGATGCTGCAGCAGCCGACGGCGGACGACTACGTCGTCGCGTCGGGGGAGACGCACTCGATCCGGGACCTGCTGGACGCGGCGTTCGCGCACGTCGGGATCGAGGACTGGAGCGGGCTGGTGCGTCAGGACCCGCAGTTCATGCGCCCGGCCGAGGTCGAGCTGCTCATCGGGGACCCGTCGAAGGCGCGCCAGGTGCTGGGTTGGAAGCCGAGCATCGACTTCGCCACACTGGTCGGCATGATGGTGGAGAACGACCTGCGTGAGCAGTCGGACCTGGTGGGTCGCTGA
- a CDS encoding DUF4038 domain-containing protein, protein MTGTADAARRRRWWTRALVVVLALLVLAGGAAAVWWWDRTHQGQAMPIPGDLADGEGTGVSSPPPASSSPRTVVPGDARFVAEVSDDGRYFVDQLGDPVLVRGDSPWSLLVDTTPEQATTFLENRRQAGVDALIVSLLGATGNGGPADDGSTVDGLRPFVDGDVLTWEPDYWDRAHDVLAAAAERGITVFLYAVDGWTIDRSFVPGSVAECRAYGEQVGSWSADLPNIVWMTGGDYFPATDDLAAGSDVDRCFAAVADGVRATGGDRPFSIQLGYPVSASRDNPFWAPRVDFDFVYTYAPTFAAVRAAYDRTPAMPALFAEGNYERENNDGASPPTTNETLRRQAAWALTSGSPGDFYGSDDWEFLDGWEARLDSPGLDQVGVVRDTVASTPWWRLRPDLGDRLVVSGRGSGTAPDDADVLDADLVTAAVTDDGGHAVVYVPTEREIGLDLSVLAPGATATWVDPSDGTEVAAELADRLRTPGVNADGGGDWLLVVGPGT, encoded by the coding sequence GTGACGGGGACCGCTGACGCCGCGCGACGACGCAGGTGGTGGACACGGGCGCTCGTCGTCGTGCTGGCGCTGCTGGTGCTGGCCGGCGGCGCCGCGGCCGTGTGGTGGTGGGACCGGACGCACCAGGGTCAGGCGATGCCGATCCCCGGCGACCTGGCGGACGGCGAGGGCACGGGCGTGTCGTCGCCGCCGCCGGCGTCGTCGTCGCCTCGGACGGTCGTCCCGGGGGACGCCCGGTTCGTCGCCGAGGTGTCCGACGACGGCCGGTACTTCGTCGATCAGCTCGGCGACCCGGTGCTCGTGCGGGGGGACTCGCCGTGGTCCCTGCTCGTCGACACCACGCCCGAGCAGGCGACGACGTTCCTGGAGAACCGTCGGCAGGCCGGTGTCGACGCGCTCATCGTGTCGTTGCTGGGCGCCACCGGGAACGGGGGCCCGGCCGACGACGGCAGCACGGTCGACGGCCTGCGCCCGTTCGTCGACGGCGACGTGCTGACGTGGGAGCCGGACTACTGGGACCGCGCGCACGACGTGCTGGCCGCCGCGGCCGAGCGCGGGATCACGGTATTCCTCTACGCGGTCGACGGGTGGACCATCGACCGGTCGTTCGTCCCGGGCTCGGTCGCGGAGTGCCGGGCGTACGGCGAGCAGGTCGGGTCCTGGTCGGCGGACCTGCCCAACATCGTCTGGATGACGGGCGGCGACTACTTCCCGGCGACCGACGACCTGGCGGCCGGCAGCGACGTGGACCGGTGCTTCGCCGCCGTCGCCGACGGGGTGCGGGCGACCGGCGGGGACCGTCCGTTCTCGATCCAGCTGGGCTACCCGGTGTCCGCGTCGCGGGACAACCCGTTCTGGGCGCCCCGCGTCGACTTCGACTTCGTCTACACCTACGCGCCGACCTTCGCGGCGGTCCGCGCCGCCTACGACCGGACCCCGGCGATGCCGGCGCTCTTCGCCGAGGGCAACTACGAGCGGGAGAACAACGACGGCGCGTCACCGCCGACCACGAACGAGACGTTGCGGCGGCAGGCCGCGTGGGCGCTGACCTCCGGCTCGCCGGGCGACTTCTACGGCAGCGACGACTGGGAGTTCCTCGACGGCTGGGAGGCCCGCCTCGACAGCCCGGGGCTGGACCAGGTGGGTGTGGTCCGCGACACGGTGGCCTCGACGCCGTGGTGGCGACTCCGGCCCGATCTGGGCGACCGCCTGGTGGTGTCCGGCCGGGGGAGCGGCACGGCGCCCGACGACGCGGACGTGCTCGACGCGGACCTGGTCACGGCGGCGGTCACGGACGACGGCGGGCACGCCGTCGTGTACGTGCCCACCGAGCGGGAGATCGGGCTCGACCTGTCGGTGCTGGCACCGGGCGCGACGGCCACCTGGGTCGACCCGTCCGACGGCACGGAGGTCGCCGCGGAGCTCGCCGACCGGCTGCGGACCCCGGGGGTCAACGCCGACGGCGGCGGTGACTGGCTGCTGGTCGTCGGGCCGGGGACCTAG